One window of Streptomyces sp. SUK 48 genomic DNA carries:
- a CDS encoding helix-turn-helix domain-containing protein, which yields MHIQDTHWSAATAMVAGGPAMPGVPAVAAVNGRADGARTTPLRVDAQRNLEHVLRAAREVFGELGYGAPMEDVARRARVGVGTVYRRFPSKDVLVRRIAEEETARLTEQARAALGQEDEPWSALSRFLRTSVASGAGRLLPPQVLRVGSAEGSAGPAGGVRSVVEEARVPHQRLKTGAAELRLVGPDSTLAEDSGSGELLAVVGQLVERARAAGELRADVSVSDVLLVIATAAPSLPDAAQQAAASARLLDILLEGLRSRPAIG from the coding sequence ATGCATATTCAGGACACACACTGGTCGGCCGCCACCGCGATGGTGGCCGGAGGACCGGCGATGCCGGGGGTGCCGGCGGTCGCGGCGGTGAACGGGCGCGCGGACGGGGCGCGCACGACGCCGCTGCGGGTGGACGCACAGCGCAATCTGGAGCACGTGCTGCGTGCGGCGCGTGAGGTGTTCGGCGAGCTGGGCTACGGCGCGCCGATGGAGGACGTGGCGCGGCGCGCACGGGTCGGGGTCGGGACCGTCTACCGGCGCTTTCCCAGCAAGGACGTGCTGGTCCGGCGGATAGCCGAGGAGGAGACCGCCCGGCTCACCGAGCAGGCGCGGGCGGCGCTCGGGCAGGAGGACGAGCCGTGGTCGGCGCTGTCCCGGTTCCTGCGCACATCGGTGGCGTCGGGGGCGGGCAGGCTGCTGCCGCCGCAGGTGCTGCGGGTCGGCTCCGCGGAGGGTTCCGCGGGTCCGGCCGGCGGTGTGCGCTCGGTCGTCGAGGAGGCCCGGGTGCCGCATCAGCGGCTCAAGACCGGGGCCGCCGAACTGCGGCTCGTGGGGCCGGACTCCACCCTCGCGGAGGACTCCGGCTCCGGTGAACTGCTGGCGGTCGTGGGGCAGTTGGTGGAGCGCGCACGGGCGGCCGGGGAGCTGCGGGCCGATGTGTCCGTCTCCGATGTGCTGCTGGTGATCGCGACGGCGGCCCCGTCGCTGCCGGATGCCGCGCAGCAGGCGGCGGCCTCGGCGCGGCTGCTGGACATCCTGCTGGAGGGGCTGCGATCCAGG